The following coding sequences lie in one Deltaproteobacteria bacterium genomic window:
- a CDS encoding SDR family NAD(P)-dependent oxidoreductase gives MKSFRDRVAVITGAGSGIGRALARALFDQGAGIALVDVDEARLREVERELADGGRVSVHVADVSDRARMSALPAEVLAHHDRVDIVINNAGVSVSSDLLDHSMDDFEWLVGINFWGVVYGCKFFLPALLRSDDAYLVNLSSMFGLIGVPSQSAYCATKFAVRGFSESIAAELAGGPVKVLSVHPGGICTNIVRDGRYDARSEALRPKLVRFFERHTMPPERCAAIILDAMRHNRSRVLVTREAHLTDAVKRLFPALPQSWIARGQRLLQR, from the coding sequence ATGAAGAGCTTCCGCGATCGGGTCGCCGTCATCACGGGTGCGGGCAGTGGCATCGGCCGCGCGCTCGCGCGGGCGCTGTTCGACCAGGGCGCTGGGATTGCCTTGGTCGATGTCGACGAGGCGCGCCTGCGCGAGGTCGAGCGCGAGCTCGCCGACGGCGGTCGGGTCTCGGTGCACGTCGCCGACGTGTCCGATCGCGCACGGATGTCCGCGCTGCCCGCGGAGGTGCTCGCCCACCACGATCGCGTCGACATCGTGATCAACAACGCCGGCGTGTCGGTGTCGTCGGACCTGCTCGATCACTCGATGGACGACTTCGAGTGGCTGGTCGGCATCAACTTCTGGGGCGTGGTGTACGGCTGCAAGTTCTTCCTGCCGGCACTGCTGCGCAGCGACGACGCCTACCTCGTGAACCTGTCGAGCATGTTCGGGCTCATCGGCGTGCCCTCGCAGTCGGCCTACTGCGCCACGAAGTTCGCGGTCCGCGGGTTCTCCGAGTCGATCGCCGCCGAGCTCGCGGGAGGCCCGGTCAAGGTGCTGAGCGTCCACCCCGGTGGCATCTGCACCAACATCGTGCGTGATGGTCGCTACGATGCGCGCTCCGAGGCACTGCGGCCCAAGCTGGTGCGCTTCTTCGAGCGCCACACGATGCCGCCCGAGCGCTGCGCGGCGATCATCCTCGACGCCATGCGACACAACCGATCGCGCGTGCTGGTCACCCGCGAGGCGCACCTCACCGACGCGGTGAAGCGACTGTTCCCAG
- a CDS encoding FGGY-family carbohydrate kinase yields the protein MRPELVLAIDLGTSGPKVALVSTEGDVLACTSAPTTLHVLPGGGAEQDPHEWWSAIVTATQALWREGHDAKHVIAVCVTAQWAGCVPVDRDGVPLHRAITWMDTRGAKYMAARVGGVLRLQGYGAGKLARWVQKTGGIPSLAGKEPVAHIEWLRHERPRVHRDAHLFLEPKDWLNHRLCGRFCATYDSIALHWVTDNRDIDHIGYDEKLLAMAGIARRQLPELVPATAAIGMVTPAAAAELGLGSDVRVFGGTPDVQSAAIGSGAARDFEPHLYIGTSSWLSCHVPFKKTDLLRNVAALPSALPGRYFAANSQETAGACVNWLRDHVIWPDDAAAPGAPPADALARIDALAATVAPGSEGVAFAPWLFGERCPAADPDVRGAFTGLSLRSSRAHLARAVLEGVALNTRWLLEAVEHFVGRRLDAIRMIGGGASSALWCQIHADVLDREVLQVEDPVRCNARGAAFVALLGLGRLHVDDIAAKVPVAARYRPQAAHRAVYQGAFAAQRELWKQHRDALRSRAPA from the coding sequence ATGCGCCCCGAGCTGGTGCTCGCGATCGATCTCGGGACCTCGGGACCGAAGGTCGCATTGGTCTCGACCGAAGGCGACGTGCTCGCGTGCACCTCGGCACCAACCACGCTCCACGTGCTTCCCGGCGGCGGCGCCGAGCAGGATCCCCACGAGTGGTGGTCGGCGATCGTCACCGCGACGCAGGCGCTGTGGCGCGAGGGGCATGATGCCAAGCACGTGATTGCGGTCTGCGTGACGGCGCAGTGGGCCGGCTGTGTGCCGGTCGATCGCGACGGCGTACCGCTGCACCGCGCGATCACCTGGATGGACACCCGCGGCGCGAAGTACATGGCCGCGCGCGTCGGCGGCGTGCTGCGCTTGCAGGGCTACGGCGCCGGCAAGCTCGCGCGTTGGGTGCAGAAGACCGGCGGCATCCCCTCGCTGGCGGGCAAGGAGCCGGTCGCCCACATCGAGTGGCTGCGACACGAGCGGCCCCGCGTGCACCGTGACGCGCACCTGTTTCTCGAGCCCAAGGACTGGCTGAACCACCGCCTGTGCGGTCGCTTCTGCGCCACGTACGACTCCATCGCGCTGCACTGGGTCACCGACAACCGCGACATCGACCACATCGGCTACGACGAGAAGCTGCTCGCGATGGCCGGCATCGCACGACGGCAGCTGCCCGAGCTGGTGCCCGCGACCGCGGCGATCGGCATGGTGACGCCGGCCGCGGCCGCGGAGCTCGGGCTCGGCAGCGACGTCCGCGTGTTCGGTGGCACGCCCGACGTGCAGTCCGCCGCGATCGGATCGGGCGCGGCGCGGGACTTCGAGCCCCACCTCTACATCGGCACCTCTTCGTGGCTGTCGTGCCACGTGCCGTTCAAGAAGACCGACCTGCTGCGCAACGTGGCGGCGCTGCCCTCGGCGCTCCCGGGCCGCTACTTCGCCGCCAACTCGCAGGAGACCGCGGGCGCCTGCGTGAACTGGCTGCGCGACCACGTCATCTGGCCCGACGACGCCGCCGCCCCCGGTGCACCACCGGCCGATGCGCTCGCCCGCATCGATGCGCTGGCCGCCACGGTCGCCCCCGGCAGCGAGGGTGTCGCGTTCGCGCCGTGGTTGTTCGGCGAGCGCTGCCCCGCCGCCGACCCCGACGTGCGCGGCGCCTTCACCGGCCTGTCGCTGCGCAGCTCGCGGGCCCACCTCGCACGTGCCGTGCTCGAGGGCGTGGCCCTCAACACGCGATGGCTGCTCGAGGCGGTCGAGCACTTCGTCGGCCGACGGCTCGACGCGATCCGCATGATCGGCGGTGGTGCCAGCTCGGCGCTGTGGTGCCAGATCCACGCCGATGTGCTCGATCGCGAGGTCCTGCAGGTCGAGGACCCCGTGCGATGCAACGCACGCGGGGCCGCGTTCGTGGCCCTGCTCGGGCTCGGACGCCTGCACGTCGACGACATCGCCGCCAAGGTACCGGTGGCCGCGCGCTACCGTCCGCAGGCCGCCCACCGAGCGGTCTACCAGGGCGCGTTCGCGGCCCAGCGCGAGCTGTGGAAGCAGCACCGCGATGCGTTACGCTCGCGCGCGCCGGCATGA
- a CDS encoding aminotransferase class V-fold PLP-dependent enzyme, with protein MSTPSRLRDHRAIAPLRRFGERALDELFQRAKRLPILRDRIAAEYDKLLGDIRRAAKPYGDLPRNLTLPATGRPRAEVLADMQALAQRERERWHDGFVSGAVYHGDDEHVAFLSQVYAEFSQTNPLHADVWPSVVKYEAEIIAMTADLLGADTVEARGPWPGPVAGVVSSGGTESIMLAMKTYRDWARAERGIRAPEVVAPSTAHVAFDKAAQSFGIELVRVPVGPDFRADVEATRRAIGRNTICVVGSAPAFPHGTIDPIEALSELARARGIGFHTDACLGGFVLPFAREMGWPVPRFDFSLPGVSSISADTHKYGYAAKGTSVVLYRSAALRRYQYFTATDWPGGMYLSPTFAGSRPGALSAACWAAMMATGHEGYRDATQAVLECAREIREGIAAIPGLRVLGDPLFVIAFASDELDIYRVLDAMTKKHWNLNGLHKPPAVHLCVTLRHTQPGVAARFLADLAQAAAEVRANPQAKGGMAPIYGLAGTLPVRSAVGDMMRAYLDVLYEA; from the coding sequence ATGAGCACACCGTCACGACTGCGAGACCACCGCGCGATCGCACCGCTTCGTCGCTTCGGCGAGCGCGCGCTCGACGAGCTGTTCCAACGCGCGAAGCGCCTGCCGATCCTCCGCGACCGCATCGCCGCCGAGTACGACAAGTTGCTGGGCGACATCCGCCGCGCGGCCAAGCCCTACGGCGACCTGCCGCGCAACCTCACCCTGCCCGCCACGGGTCGCCCGCGCGCGGAGGTGCTGGCCGACATGCAGGCGCTCGCGCAGCGCGAGCGCGAGCGCTGGCACGACGGCTTCGTCTCGGGCGCGGTCTACCACGGTGACGACGAGCACGTCGCGTTCCTCTCGCAGGTCTACGCCGAGTTCTCGCAGACCAACCCGCTGCACGCCGACGTGTGGCCCTCGGTCGTGAAGTACGAGGCCGAGATCATCGCGATGACGGCGGACCTGCTCGGTGCCGACACGGTGGAGGCGCGCGGACCCTGGCCGGGGCCGGTGGCCGGCGTGGTCTCGAGCGGCGGCACCGAGAGCATCATGCTGGCGATGAAGACCTACCGCGACTGGGCGCGGGCCGAGCGTGGCATCCGTGCGCCCGAGGTCGTCGCGCCCAGCACCGCCCACGTCGCCTTCGACAAGGCCGCGCAGAGCTTCGGCATCGAGCTGGTGCGCGTCCCGGTCGGGCCGGACTTCCGCGCCGACGTCGAGGCCACCCGTCGCGCGATCGGTCGCAACACGATCTGCGTGGTCGGATCGGCGCCGGCATTCCCCCACGGCACCATCGATCCGATCGAGGCGCTGTCCGAGCTCGCGCGCGCCCGCGGCATCGGCTTCCACACCGACGCTTGCCTGGGCGGCTTCGTGCTGCCGTTCGCGCGCGAGATGGGCTGGCCGGTGCCGCGCTTCGACTTCTCACTACCCGGCGTCTCGTCGATCTCGGCCGACACCCACAAGTACGGCTACGCGGCCAAGGGCACCTCGGTGGTGCTCTATCGCTCGGCGGCGCTGCGCCGGTACCAATACTTCACCGCGACCGACTGGCCCGGCGGCATGTACCTCTCGCCGACCTTCGCGGGCAGTCGCCCCGGCGCGCTGTCGGCCGCCTGTTGGGCTGCGATGATGGCCACCGGCCACGAGGGCTACCGCGACGCGACCCAGGCGGTGCTCGAGTGCGCCCGCGAGATCCGCGAGGGCATCGCCGCGATCCCCGGCCTGCGCGTGCTGGGCGATCCGCTGTTCGTGATCGCGTTTGCGTCGGACGAGCTCGACATCTATCGCGTGCTCGATGCGATGACGAAGAAGCACTGGAACCTGAACGGACTGCACAAGCCGCCGGCGGTGCACCTGTGCGTGACGCTGCGCCACACCCAGCCGGGGGTCGCGGCGCGCTTCCTCGCCGACCTGGCCCAGGCGGCGGCCGAGGTCCGCGCCAACCCGCAGGCCAAGGGCGGCATGGCGCCGATCTACGGCCTCGCGGGCACGCTGCCGGTGCGCAGCGCCGTCGGCGACATGATGCGCGCGTATCTCGACGTGCTCTACGAGGCCTAG
- a CDS encoding SDR family oxidoreductase → MALQLSLEGKVAIVTGGGRGIGKDITERLVQAGADVAIASRKLEALEACAKELAHHGRRVLPVECHVGKPEDLERLAATVEAELGPVDILVNNSATNIGQGPSLETSTAMLDKMIDVNVKATFTLVHRLVPGMIARGRGSIINIASISGLRPQAGGLLYSYTKAGLIMLTRSWAREFGPHGVRVNAIAPGLIQTDLSAYYWKDPARMAELVGDQPIRRIGQPRDIGFAAAYLASDESSFLTGQVLVIDGGALA, encoded by the coding sequence ATGGCGCTGCAGCTCTCCCTCGAAGGCAAGGTCGCAATCGTCACCGGCGGTGGTCGTGGCATCGGCAAGGACATCACCGAGCGCCTGGTCCAGGCCGGAGCCGACGTCGCGATCGCCAGCCGCAAGCTCGAGGCGCTCGAGGCGTGCGCGAAGGAGCTGGCGCACCACGGTCGACGCGTGCTGCCGGTCGAGTGCCACGTGGGCAAGCCCGAGGATCTCGAGCGGCTGGCGGCCACCGTCGAGGCCGAGCTGGGACCGGTCGACATCCTCGTGAACAACAGCGCGACCAACATCGGCCAGGGCCCCTCGCTCGAGACCTCGACCGCGATGCTCGACAAGATGATCGACGTCAACGTCAAGGCCACGTTCACGTTGGTGCACCGCCTCGTGCCGGGGATGATCGCGCGTGGGCGCGGCTCGATCATCAACATCGCCTCGATCTCGGGCCTGCGTCCGCAGGCCGGCGGCCTCTTGTACAGCTACACCAAGGCCGGGCTCATCATGCTCACGCGCAGCTGGGCCCGCGAGTTCGGCCCCCATGGCGTGCGCGTGAACGCGATCGCCCCGGGCCTGATCCAGACCGACCTGAGCGCGTACTACTGGAAGGACCCCGCGCGCATGGCCGAGCTGGTCGGCGACCAGCCGATCCGCCGCATCGGGCAGCCTCGCGACATCGGCTTCGCGGCCGCCTATCTCGCCAGCGATGAGAGCTCGTTCCTCACCGGACAGGTGCTGGTCATCGACGGCGGCGCGCTGGCCTAG
- a CDS encoding VWA domain-containing protein yields the protein MSLCASLLAGCQGAPPNRATTVTPGASTPSATAPALVELAIDLDRDAMPADTRTRVIARLRVDAAELAQQQRPPINLAVVIDTSGSMVGDAIAQARAAAGALLDGLQEGDRIAVITFDTHAAVLVAPTLVARDTLAPVRERIGAMEARGTTDLAGGLALALQQLTSAPLPGGVQRIVLLGDGVPNDAAPIPQYIAQASASGISISALGFGLEYDETVLGQLAQGTGGRFHRIAQGESIETAFRDEVFRIERVVASGVVLTMQPGPGVSIERVLGHATAPDQNRAHAVRLADLAEHQRQDVYVELMVEGHRDGANIELLDATVAYQDRTANAGMLSQRTFIGGKATSSDDVPRDLEVERGAATARAAAATVDAIARSRAGDFAGADELLEVAEVAARAIAKAADDAALAKDADELAKLRKSLAAERKRYEKAMAEAERAARREQQDASKGGQPLRPMPMPAPHASMPAAELDSIKAKHSRAVETLQPQD from the coding sequence TTGTCCCTGTGCGCCTCACTGCTGGCCGGATGCCAGGGTGCGCCCCCGAATCGAGCCACCACCGTCACGCCCGGGGCGAGCACGCCGAGCGCCACTGCGCCGGCACTGGTCGAGCTCGCGATCGACCTCGACCGCGACGCGATGCCGGCCGACACCCGCACCCGCGTGATCGCCCGCCTGCGGGTCGACGCGGCCGAGCTCGCCCAGCAGCAGCGACCGCCCATCAACCTCGCGGTCGTGATCGACACCTCGGGCTCGATGGTCGGCGACGCGATCGCCCAGGCCCGCGCCGCCGCGGGTGCACTCCTCGACGGGCTCCAGGAAGGTGATCGCATCGCCGTCATCACGTTCGATACCCACGCCGCGGTGCTGGTCGCCCCCACCCTCGTCGCCCGCGACACCCTGGCACCGGTGCGCGAGCGCATCGGGGCGATGGAGGCCCGCGGCACCACCGACCTCGCCGGCGGTCTCGCGCTTGCGCTGCAACAGCTGACGAGCGCGCCGCTGCCCGGCGGTGTGCAGCGCATCGTGCTGCTCGGCGATGGCGTACCCAACGACGCGGCCCCGATCCCGCAGTACATCGCGCAAGCCAGCGCGTCGGGGATCTCGATCTCGGCGCTCGGCTTCGGCCTCGAGTACGACGAGACCGTGCTCGGCCAGCTCGCGCAGGGCACCGGCGGCCGCTTCCATCGCATCGCGCAGGGCGAGTCGATCGAGACCGCGTTCCGCGACGAGGTGTTCCGCATCGAGCGCGTCGTCGCCAGCGGCGTCGTGCTCACGATGCAGCCGGGCCCCGGCGTGAGCATCGAACGCGTGCTCGGCCACGCGACCGCGCCCGACCAGAACCGTGCCCACGCGGTCCGACTCGCCGACCTCGCCGAACACCAGCGCCAAGATGTCTATGTCGAGCTGATGGTCGAAGGCCACCGCGACGGCGCGAACATCGAGCTCCTCGATGCCACCGTCGCCTATCAGGACCGCACGGCGAATGCCGGGATGCTCTCGCAGCGCACGTTCATCGGCGGCAAGGCCACGAGCAGCGACGACGTTCCACGCGACCTCGAGGTCGAGCGCGGCGCCGCGACGGCCCGCGCGGCCGCGGCGACCGTCGACGCGATCGCTCGCTCGCGGGCCGGCGACTTCGCCGGCGCCGACGAGCTGCTCGAGGTGGCCGAGGTCGCCGCGCGGGCGATCGCGAAGGCGGCCGACGACGCCGCACTCGCCAAGGACGCCGACGAACTCGCGAAGCTGCGCAAGAGCCTCGCCGCGGAGCGCAAGCGCTACGAGAAGGCGATGGCCGAGGCGGAACGGGCCGCCCGCAGGGAGCAGCAGGACGCGAGCAAGGGCGGCCAGCCGCTACGCCCGATGCCGATGCCCGCGCCGCACGCCTCGATGCCGGCGGCCGAGCTCGACAGCATCAAGGCCAAGCACTCACGCGCGGTGGAGACGCTGCAGCCGCAGGACTGA
- a CDS encoding DUF2341 domain-containing protein yields the protein MGRAAKLRLGLALVAGAGCRVGAFVCEHDEQCVGPEGIGFCEADGACSFPDDSCASGRRYGDHAPAGRGGRCVEPVDGSTGVADTGVSTSTVGGSSAQAEVSSGSGADDSASTTGVRTGDVGVACPPGWVLCAMHRRMRLVATPSAGAMVSESAVTLPVVLTLDRFDLATAQPAGEDLRVVGAQGEALPHEIERWSPEEGALLWVRVPELPPDGTTAWLYWGDATAADAQDPATVWADHAGVWHLDAALDDATQGGHLGVASGEVAPAAGMLGEAQAFTGTDGRITVAGDETLDNVCFGGCTLSAWIAATSWGGTLRGRIADKSGGGNGGWMFYVDGNSGGELRFRHGFATAQQIWGTPPMSLTLEQWHHVAATYDALGDAPPRLYIDGVEQPVALDSGSPLGGPVMDDGVELLIGDSDVPSRWFDGRIDELRVEHVVRMPSWIALQAQAGADALLEYGAVETWP from the coding sequence GTGGGTCGCGCCGCGAAGCTGCGTCTGGGGCTGGCGCTCGTCGCCGGCGCAGGGTGTCGCGTCGGCGCGTTCGTGTGCGAACACGACGAACAGTGCGTCGGGCCCGAGGGCATCGGGTTCTGCGAGGCCGATGGCGCCTGCAGCTTCCCCGACGACAGCTGTGCGTCGGGCCGCCGCTATGGCGATCACGCCCCCGCGGGACGGGGGGGCCGCTGCGTCGAGCCCGTCGATGGCAGCACCGGGGTCGCCGATACCGGCGTCTCCACCAGCACCGTCGGTGGATCGAGCGCGCAAGCCGAGGTCAGCAGTGGTTCGGGTGCCGACGACAGTGCGTCGACCACCGGCGTGCGCACGGGTGACGTCGGCGTCGCCTGCCCGCCCGGCTGGGTGTTGTGCGCGATGCATCGTCGGATGCGTCTGGTCGCGACCCCGAGCGCCGGCGCGATGGTCTCCGAGTCCGCGGTGACGCTCCCCGTCGTGCTCACGTTGGATCGCTTCGATCTCGCCACTGCGCAGCCCGCCGGTGAAGACCTGCGCGTCGTCGGTGCGCAGGGCGAGGCGCTGCCCCACGAGATCGAGCGGTGGTCCCCCGAGGAAGGCGCGCTGCTGTGGGTGCGCGTGCCGGAGCTGCCGCCCGACGGCACCACGGCGTGGCTGTACTGGGGCGATGCCACCGCGGCCGACGCCCAGGATCCCGCGACGGTGTGGGCCGATCACGCCGGCGTGTGGCACCTCGACGCTGCGCTCGACGACGCCACGCAGGGCGGTCATCTCGGTGTCGCAAGCGGCGAGGTCGCGCCCGCGGCGGGCATGCTCGGCGAGGCTCAGGCCTTCACCGGCACCGATGGACGCATCACCGTCGCCGGCGACGAGACGCTCGACAACGTCTGCTTCGGTGGCTGCACCCTGTCGGCGTGGATCGCCGCGACCTCGTGGGGCGGCACCTTGCGCGGGCGCATCGCCGACAAGAGCGGCGGCGGCAACGGGGGTTGGATGTTCTACGTCGATGGCAACAGCGGCGGTGAGCTGCGGTTCCGCCACGGCTTCGCGACGGCGCAGCAGATCTGGGGCACGCCACCCATGAGCTTGACGCTCGAGCAGTGGCATCACGTGGCCGCGACCTACGACGCGCTGGGCGATGCGCCGCCGCGCCTCTACATCGACGGCGTGGAGCAGCCGGTGGCGCTCGACAGCGGATCGCCGCTGGGCGGGCCGGTGATGGACGACGGTGTCGAGCTGCTCATCGGCGACAGCGACGTACCCAGCCGCTGGTTCGACGGTCGCATCGACGAGCTGCGCGTCGAGCACGTCGTGCGCATGCCGAGCTGGATCGCGCTGCAGGCCCAGGCCGGCGCCGACGCGCTGCTCGAGTACGGCGCGGTCGAGACGTGGCCGTAG
- a CDS encoding pseudouridylate synthase, which translates to MITPLPILHLCDRFVAIDKPAGMVVHRHGQHDDGAPAVLQTLRDQIGAHLYPVHRLDRGASGVLVFALDPGSARALADRFAAHAVDKRYLVIVRGWLDGSGEIDSPLDDDEGGPLQPASTRWFARTRVELARACGRYSSARYTLVEARPRTGRLHQLRRHFAHVRHPVVGDVRHGDGAHNRLWRALSQPGLMLRAIALSCELDDRRLDLAVEPRLDAVLDAAVRTTAAVS; encoded by the coding sequence GTGATCACGCCGCTGCCGATCCTGCACCTGTGCGATCGCTTCGTGGCGATCGACAAGCCCGCCGGCATGGTCGTGCATCGCCACGGCCAGCATGATGACGGCGCACCGGCAGTGCTGCAGACGCTGCGCGATCAGATCGGCGCGCACCTCTATCCGGTGCACCGCCTCGATCGTGGCGCGTCGGGCGTGTTGGTGTTCGCACTGGATCCTGGCTCGGCCCGCGCGCTCGCCGATCGTTTCGCCGCGCACGCGGTCGACAAGCGCTACCTCGTGATCGTGCGGGGCTGGCTCGACGGCAGCGGCGAGATCGACTCGCCGCTCGACGACGACGAGGGCGGTCCACTTCAGCCGGCGTCGACGCGGTGGTTCGCGCGCACGCGCGTCGAACTCGCGCGCGCGTGTGGGCGCTACTCGAGCGCCCGCTACACGCTGGTCGAGGCACGGCCACGCACCGGTCGACTGCACCAGCTGCGACGCCACTTCGCCCACGTCCGCCACCCGGTGGTCGGCGACGTGCGCCACGGCGATGGTGCGCACAACCGGCTGTGGCGCGCGCTGTCGCAGCCGGGCCTGATGCTGCGCGCGATCGCGCTGAGCTGTGAGCTCGACGATCGACGCCTCGATCTCGCGGTCGAGCCACGGCTGGACGCGGTGCTGGACGCAGCCGTGCGCACGACAGCGGCCGTGAGCTAG